ACGCCCGGAGGGCGCGCTGGTCATGTCGAGGTCAGGTTTTAATGAATGATTCTTAAGATAGATGACACAATTAAGAGGGAGATTGAAGCAAGGTGAGTGGAGAAGTATTCGAGGGGGCGGCGACCCTTATTATGACAGGAATATAATTTTTGTATTGTTTAGCTCAGACACAATTCCTGTCTGAGTAGCTTTTCAAGGTTTTCAAACCCATTCTTGCCCTGCAACCTGCAAAGTAGCTAATAAGGATGCAATATACTGATAATTCTCAGCCCATTTTCCGACCGGAAACACAATGATCTTTCCGCGCCCCCCTAGTAGAATCCGCGGCACATATCATCGTGGCCCATAATCACCCATCTGGGCGATACCAGGTCGATCAGAGAAGATGTGGCTCACCAAGATGCTGGTAGAGACAGGCATCGATGTGCTTGATCATGTGGATATCTGCGATGGCATGCACTTCAGCATGAAAGGAGGCTGGGCATGTATGACCAGGACGACATCAACAAACATTGTGAGTGCAGCACCTTGTTTTGTGCAGAGTGCGCATATTCTTCCGACCCCAATATTTCATAATCAGGTTGACACGCAGGGGTCATGAAGGCTGAAGCAGGCTTTTTAAAGAGCTGCTCTTGGCGTGAAGATAATGAATTTTGGGATAGTGGCATTTATCTAGAAGTCCTTTAGAAATTATAACAGCCAAAAAGCAGATTTGCTTCCCCCAAATATGGGGATTAGACACTAATCTTAATACTTCGCAAACACACGTTATACGCCATTGCAGGCAAGTAGGAAAACATGAGATCAGTAATCTTTCAGGTAGATGCATTCACAGATAAACCATTTACAGGCAACCCTGCTGCGGTTTGCATACTGCCCGAACCGCGAGATGAATGTTGGATGCAGAAAGTAGCGCAAGAAATGAACGTATCAGAGACTGCTTTCCTTTATAGGCAAAAAGATAGCTTCAATCTGCGCTGGTTTACCCCGGCAGTTGAAGTTGACCTCTGTGGTCATGCAACATTGGCAAGTGCGCATGTATTATGGGAAGCAGGTTACATGAAGCCAGACCAGCAAGTGCGCTTTTATACACGCAGCGGGCTTCTGACGGCTGAACACAATGGCGATTGGATCGAACTTGATTTCCCAGCCGAACCAGAAGAGCAGGTAGCTCCTCCACTCGGTCTTGCCAGAGCATTGGGAGTTACGCCGAAATATGTCGGTAAAAACCGATTTGGTTATCTTGTGGAAGTAGACTCAGAGGAGACAGTACGGAACTTGAAGCCGAACTTCGGTTTACTCAGCGAAATTTCAGCCGAAGGGGTC
The Candidatus Methanoperedens sp. genome window above contains:
- a CDS encoding PhzF family phenazine biosynthesis protein; this translates as MRSVIFQVDAFTDKPFTGNPAAVCILPEPRDECWMQKVAQEMNVSETAFLYRQKDSFNLRWFTPAVEVDLCGHATLASAHVLWEAGYMKPDQQVRFYTRSGLLTAEHNGDWIELDFPAEPEEQVAPPLGLARALGVTPKYVGKNRFGYLVEVDSEETVRNLKPNFGLLSEISAEGVIVTSLAATQSYDFVSRFFAPKLGINEDPVTGSAHCCLGPFWRKHLNKNEFIAYQASGRGGVVRVRLSGKRVYPGGQAVTVLRGELTRSLSRTAGMSSDASER